In Nostoc piscinale CENA21, the genomic stretch GGCGATCGCAACAATCTTTAGCATATATATTTGAAACCCATCCACTAAAAGCCTTGCCTACAGTTGAGCGTAAATATATTGTTTGTATTAATGACCGCATTATCTCTCCTGCATGGTCACGCTACGCTGCACGCCAGCGTCTAGGAGTTGATGCGATCGAATTACCATCTGGACATTGCCCACATTTGTCTTGTCCTGAAATGCTGGCTTCAGTATTACAGCAGATTTCAAGTAAGTGAAGTACACAATCAATAAACTAGCCGTCATCAACTGCATTCATCACCACACAGTTAATAACGGCTAATTAATTGTTTGGTGGAAGAATTTATTTAATGATTCCTAAAACTTCCGGTTGGGCAATTTGGGGTGCAAATAATCCCTTGGCATAAATTTCGGGCTTGGCTTCGGCAAATTGAATATATGATTGGCGTACTTGGGTGTTAACAGCCACAGTTTTGACATCATACATTTGCGTAGCTAATTTGGGATAAATACCAACACCAATAATCAGTACCAAGAAGCAAGCGGCGATAAAGATTTCACGCGGTTGGGCATCTCGGTAAACTGCTTCGCTTGGTAGGAGACAGTCTGTACCAAAGCAAACTGTACCTTCATCTTCTTGATTTTCAAAAGCAGAGTTACCAATATCACAGCTGAGTTCTGCGCCAGTACCGTAAAATACTTGTCGCAACATCGACAGCAGATAAATCGGGGTGAGGATAACTCCGACGGCGGCTAAGAACACCATGACGGTGCAGAATGTAGGACTGTAAATGTCACTGGTGGTAATGCCAACAAATACTTGTAGTTCACTCACAAAGCCACTCATACCGGGAAGTGCTAGTGATGCCATTGCGCCAGCGGTAAACAGGGCAAATACTTTTGGCATAATTTGACCAATACCGCCCATACTTTCCATTGCCATTGTATGGGTGCGATCGTATGTAACACCAGCTAAGAAAAATAGGACTGCGGCAATTAAACCGTGGGAAAGCATTTGCAGCATTGCACCACTGACACCGACATCAGTGAAGGAGGCAATTCCCAAAAGTACAAAGCCCATGTGAGAAATAGACGAATAAGCGAGGCGGCGCTTCATGTTCGTCTGGGCGAAGGAGTTTAATGCACCATAAATAATATTGATGACACCGAGAGTTGCAAGAACTGGTGCAAAGTAAACATGGGCATCAGAAAGCATTTCTAAATTTAGGCGAATTAACCCATATCCACCCATTTTCAGCAGTACACCTGCTAATAGCATGGATACAGGGGCTGATGCTTCACCGTGGGCATCAGGCAACCATGTATGTAAGGGAAATACGGCTAATTTGACACCAAAGGCAATTAATAACCCAGCATATAACCACAGTTCTAAAGCTAAAGGATAATTCTTTGCACTAAGTTCGACTATATCGAAGGTTGTATTATTGCCGTAGAGCGCCATTGCCAAGCCCGCTACGAGAATAAAAATAGAAGCTGCGGCGGTATAAAGTAAGAATTTGGTGGCAGCGTAACGACGTTTTTGACCACCCCAAATAGAGACAAGTAAATAAACAGGAACTAATTCTAGTTCCCACATAATGAAGAACAACAGTAAGTCTTGGGCGACGAATACGCCGATTTGTGCGCCATACAGCAGCAACATCAAGAAGTAAAACAAGCGTGGCTTGAGGTTAACTTGCCATGCGGCAAACATTGAAAGGGTTGTTACTAATCCTGCCAGTAGCACAAGTGGCGCGGATATTCCATCGACTGAAACTGCCCAACTGAACCCCAACTGAGGCACCCAGGTATATTTCTCCGCGAGTTGAAAAGTTGCACTGCTGGCATCGTAATGCTTCCAAAAGGCATAGCACATCAAGGTAAAATCCGCGATCGCCACACCTAAAGCATACCAGCGCACAAGTTTGCCGTCTTTATCAGGCAGCACGGGAATGAGCATGGAAGCAACGAGTGGGAGCAGAATAATCGCGGTTAGCCAAGGAAATCCATCCGCTATCATGGCAGTAAGCAAAAATACTCATAGTTGAATAAACTCATTATATGCAATTACGTTAAATTTTCTTCATAAATCTTTACCGCAGATTGCTATAGAAGGAATTTATTATGCAAAGGTCGAAATAACAGACAATTTATTGAACAATAAGTAAGATTAGGTTACTTTACTCTAAAATTGTGTAGTTACACAGCTTATCTTTATTAAAGTCTCAATTCCATAAAAATCCAGTTATTTCGATATTCTGGAGGGACTTCTATTTTTTCAAAATATGGTGCAATATCTTGAAAACCGAGTGAATGATAGAGTGCTTGCGCTGCTTTCGTAAAAGGAGCCGTATCTAAGCGCAGTTTTGAGTAACCTATATTGGCAGCTTCATAGATAATATTTTCTAATAACTCTCGACCTATACCTTTGGCGCGAAATTTTGGCTGGACATACAGCCTTTTTACCTCTCCAATTCCCTGATCAATGCTGCGTAAGCCAACACAACCAACAATTTTGCCTTTATATCTTGCCAAAAGTAAGCGTCCATCTGGTGGCATAAATTCATCGAGTTGAGCAAGACATTCTTCTAAAGAAGAATTAATATCAAAACCCATGTTAAATTCCTGGCTCCACATCAAATTTATCCAGCTAAAATATTCAAACAGCAAATCTTTGATGTGCGCTTTGTCTTTGTCAGTTTCGCATTGAATAATTTGTAGCAAAATAACTTCCTTACTATGTATCAGTAGAGCGAGGTAAATATTTGTAGTTAATTTGTAGTTAGAAAAATGCAGAAGGCAGGATGTAAAAGGATTTTAGGGAAATTAATTTTTATTAAAGAAGAGACTTATAAATAGGATTGATATAGATTTTTCCAATGTATAGAATACCAATTATTGATTTATCAGCCTTGATAAATAGTCATTCACAAGCTCAAGATGCTGTAGTAAAACAAATTTATCAAGCTTGCCATAAAGTTGGCTTTATGTACTTACAAAATCAGGGCATTTCAAAAGAACTGATTGCAGCAGTATTTAGCTATAGTCAACATATTTTTAATTTACCGCTAGAAGTTAAACAACAAATAGCTTGGCAAAATGAATTTAGTAACACTGGTTATGTTGGCAAAGAAAGAGAAAGGCTCAATCCAAGTCAACCAGGAGACTTAAAAGAAGCGTTTAATTTTAGCAAGGTAGAAGTTGCGTTTCCTATAAATGGCGTGACTCTGGCAAACGACCCTTGTATTATTGCATTTTATAAAGCTTGTACAGAACTAACTAACAAAGTATTAACAACATTTGCTTTGGCGTTAGGATTACCAGAAGATTTTTTTTACGGTTAGACACAATCAGCAAAATCATACTCTGCGACTGCTACATTATCCACCATTACAAGAACTTCCGAAACCTGGACAAGTGCGTGCGGGTGAGCATTCTGATTATGGCAGTATTACTTTGCTATTCCAAGATGATGTGGGTGGTTTGGAAGTGCAAACAACAACTGGAGAGTGGATAACTGCGCCGACAATTCCTGATACGGTGATTGTGAATACAGGAGATTTGATGCAGCGTTGGACAAATGATGTGTTTTGTTCAACTAAGCATCGGGTGATGATTCCCAAGGATCACAGGGTACAGCGATCGCGCTATTCAATCGCGTTTTTCTGTCATCCTAATGATGATACAGAAATTGCTTGTTTGGAAACTTGTCAAAAACAACGTGCGCCTATTTATCCTCCCATCCTTGCGGGAGAATATCTTTTGAGTCGTTTACAAGCAACATATTAAATGAAAACCTACGATTGGATTGTGGTTGGTGGCGGAATTACGGGTGCGACACTTGCCTATGAATTAGTCAAAGTCGGTTTGAGTGTACTGTTATTAGAACAACACGCCACACCAGACAATGCAACTCGATATAGTTATGGTGGACTAGCTTATTGGTCAGGAACAACACCACTTACTCGTCAATTATGCCAAGAAGCGATCGCCCGTTATCAAATTTTGTCTCAAGAGTTAGATGCTGATATTGAATTGCGAGAATTAGATTTATTACTGACAATTTCAGCCGATACTCACCCACAAACCGCCGCCAGTATTTATGCTAATTGTGCCGTACCACCAAGTTTACTGAGTGTACAAGCAGCTTATGAGTTAGAACCATTACTAAATCGGGAGGTTATTTCCGGTGCTTTAACTGTGAAACATGGCCATATTCATCCAGACAAAACAGCACAAGCATATATAAAAGCTTTTTTACGCGCTGGCGGGGAAATGCAAATTAGTCAAGTTTTGCAAATCCTCAAAGGTGGTGTCCAAACAAATACCGACACTTATCATAGTGCTAACGTTGTGATTTGCGCTGGTGGACTCAGCCGAAAAATACTCAAATCAGCAGGTATTTCCGTCAAAGTGTATTTTACCCACGCCGAAATGATTGAAATTCCACCTGTAGATTTGCGTTTACAAACTTTAGTAATGCCAGCTAATCTGCAAAGATTTCAATTAGAAGCAGCATCAACACAAGTTGATGAATTGTGGGATGAATTGGGAAATGAATTAGTCCCACCAATATTAGATGTAGGTGCAGTGCAGTTTTTAGATGGTAGCTTGCGTGTGGGTCAAATTAGTCGGACACTCACAAATCCTGATGCACAAGTAAATGCCGAAGATAGCGAAAATTGGTTGCGAAATAATATTACTTCAGTGTTACCGGCATTGGGTAATTTACCAGGAACTTGGTATCATTGTTTAGTTGCATTTAGTAACAATCGTTTACCTGTAATTGGTGCTATCCCAGAATTTGCAGGTGTGCATATTTTTTCGGGATTCAGCAATCCTCTTGTTTTTGTACCACCTTTAGCACAACGTTTTGCTAACTTTGTCACGGGGAAGGAAGATGAAATTATGAATCAAATAATCATAGGTATGAAGTAAGTTAAACCTTAGAATTGATAAGGCTCATAGATAAAATATCGAGCCTCTTTTGTGCAAATTAAATGCTGGATAGCTTATCTAACTTGGGCATAGCATCAGTATTAAGTCAGCCTCTATATTAACAATTCATAACTGATTTCGTGCTTTGAGTTGCAGATATCGTTCAACCAACTGATCCGTAATTTGATTTGCTGGTGCATCAAGTACCAAGACACCTTTTTGCTTTAGCTGGGCAAAAGCAACTTGGCGTTGTGCTAATAAATCTAAGGCAACAGCACGACTATATGCTGCTGTGACTTCTTGAGTAAATGTGTGTGCTAGATGATCAACTTGAGGATCTCGCAAAGTAACACAGAATGGTAGATATCTTGGTGCTAACCGGGAAAGTGCGGCTAATAATTCAGTAGAAGCGGTGACATCAACTAAATCAGTAATTACTACTACAAGTGCGCGGCGAGTTTGCCTTTGTACTACATTAGTGACTGCACCCAAATAATCAGATTCGAGTAAAACTGGTTGAATTGGAGTCAAATAATCAATTAACTTACCAAGATGAGATTGACCGCGTTCTGGTGCAACCCATGTGTGCATTTGGCGGTCAAATACACCCACTCCGACGCGATCGCCCCGATGTAATCCGGCTAATGCTAATGATAAAGTCGCATTTAAACCCCAATCAAATCGCTGTAAGCCTTTGACTTGTGCTGTCATCAGCCGACCACGGTCTAATAAAATAATCAAGGTTTGTTCTTGTTCTGGTTCTAATACCCTCACCAAAGGCGGTGTATTCCCAGTAGTTCTCCTGGCGGTGGCTTTCCAATCAATAAAGCGTAAATCATCACCAGTGTGATAGTTCCGCAGTTCCGCAAACTCTGTACCGATACCCATACGGCGAGATTGGCGGATGGAACCTGATGATTGTAATGTGAGGCGAATAGAGAGCGATCGCAACCCAATTAAATCAGGATAAACTTTGACGGGAACATTTTGCGGTATTTGCCAATTATGCCAAGCTAACTTCCAAGTTCCCAACTGTCGCACTTGAATATTTCCCCAAGGAAATTCACCCCGTTGTCTGGGGTGGACAGTGTAAGTTAAATCTTGGGTAGTGTTAGCGGGAATAGTGCTGGTGAGTGTTGGGGTAGATACGCCAAATTCTGCGGGATAGTAATCACGAATTTGAATAATTGCATCCGTGTTTGCGGCTGTTACCGTCAACATTACCGGATTATCTCGCCCAATTGATAAGCGTTGCGGTAAGTCGCGCTTGATTTGCGCTCGTAATGGACGGACTCGCAACCCATCCACAATCATCAATATCAGAATAATGGCATCAAAGAATAAAATGATGGCGATGCTAACGGGAATTGTGATAAATAAGGATAGGATGGGAGCGATCGCAATTGCCGATATCAAGAATAAATAAAGTCGTTGAGAAGGAATCATTTTTTATTTAGTTTTTTTGCTAATTTTTACAAGTATTTTTTAGAAATCTAAACCCAACTTTCCCAAGCAATTTCTCTTACTTGTTGCATTCGCTTAAAGTCACTATCGCATGAAACAATTATCAATGAATGGCGTAAAGCTGTCGCAGCTATCCAGAGGTCATTTTCACTAATCCCGATAGTATTTAATTGAATTGTGCTACGTTTAATTTTTTCTTTGGGGCCAAAATGCTTGATTAATTCAGATTTAAAGTCACCATAAATTTCTGTAGTTTCTTTATCGATTCCATATAAGTTAATTCGCTGCAAAAACGCATTTATTTTGATTAAGTTAGCAGCTTTCTGTTGCGAATTTTGCGCCATAAAGCGTAACTCTTCTGCCACAATGACGCTAGTAGACAGTTGTATTTGACTAAGCGATCGCAAACACTAGGTACACCCTCCATCAAGAAAGAACAGTGATTGGTATCAAGAAGATATATGATTAAAATTCAAGTTGCATCCGGCTTTCATGAACTAGTTGCAGACATTCTCTGATATC encodes the following:
- a CDS encoding NAD(P)/FAD-dependent oxidoreductase: MKTYDWIVVGGGITGATLAYELVKVGLSVLLLEQHATPDNATRYSYGGLAYWSGTTPLTRQLCQEAIARYQILSQELDADIELRELDLLLTISADTHPQTAASIYANCAVPPSLLSVQAAYELEPLLNREVISGALTVKHGHIHPDKTAQAYIKAFLRAGGEMQISQVLQILKGGVQTNTDTYHSANVVICAGGLSRKILKSAGISVKVYFTHAEMIEIPPVDLRLQTLVMPANLQRFQLEAASTQVDELWDELGNELVPPILDVGAVQFLDGSLRVGQISRTLTNPDAQVNAEDSENWLRNNITSVLPALGNLPGTWYHCLVAFSNNRLPVIGAIPEFAGVHIFSGFSNPLVFVPPLAQRFANFVTGKEDEIMNQIIIGMK
- a CDS encoding type II toxin-antitoxin system VapC family toxin, yielding MRSLSQIQLSTSVIVAEELRFMAQNSQQKAANLIKINAFLQRINLYGIDKETTEIYGDFKSELIKHFGPKEKIKRSTIQLNTIGISENDLWIAATALRHSLIIVSCDSDFKRMQQVREIAWESWV
- a CDS encoding GNAT family N-acetyltransferase, with translation MLQIIQCETDKDKAHIKDLLFEYFSWINLMWSQEFNMGFDINSSLEECLAQLDEFMPPDGRLLLARYKGKIVGCVGLRSIDQGIGEVKRLYVQPKFRAKGIGRELLENIIYEAANIGYSKLRLDTAPFTKAAQALYHSLGFQDIAPYFEKIEVPPEYRNNWIFMELRL
- a CDS encoding NAD(P)H-quinone oxidoreductase subunit 4, whose product is MIADGFPWLTAIILLPLVASMLIPVLPDKDGKLVRWYALGVAIADFTLMCYAFWKHYDASSATFQLAEKYTWVPQLGFSWAVSVDGISAPLVLLAGLVTTLSMFAAWQVNLKPRLFYFLMLLLYGAQIGVFVAQDLLLFFIMWELELVPVYLLVSIWGGQKRRYAATKFLLYTAAASIFILVAGLAMALYGNNTTFDIVELSAKNYPLALELWLYAGLLIAFGVKLAVFPLHTWLPDAHGEASAPVSMLLAGVLLKMGGYGLIRLNLEMLSDAHVYFAPVLATLGVINIIYGALNSFAQTNMKRRLAYSSISHMGFVLLGIASFTDVGVSGAMLQMLSHGLIAAVLFFLAGVTYDRTHTMAMESMGGIGQIMPKVFALFTAGAMASLALPGMSGFVSELQVFVGITTSDIYSPTFCTVMVFLAAVGVILTPIYLLSMLRQVFYGTGAELSCDIGNSAFENQEDEGTVCFGTDCLLPSEAVYRDAQPREIFIAACFLVLIIGVGIYPKLATQMYDVKTVAVNTQVRQSYIQFAEAKPEIYAKGLFAPQIAQPEVLGIIK
- a CDS encoding DUF58 domain-containing protein, with protein sequence MIPSQRLYLFLISAIAIAPILSLFITIPVSIAIILFFDAIILILMIVDGLRVRPLRAQIKRDLPQRLSIGRDNPVMLTVTAANTDAIIQIRDYYPAEFGVSTPTLTSTIPANTTQDLTYTVHPRQRGEFPWGNIQVRQLGTWKLAWHNWQIPQNVPVKVYPDLIGLRSLSIRLTLQSSGSIRQSRRMGIGTEFAELRNYHTGDDLRFIDWKATARRTTGNTPPLVRVLEPEQEQTLIILLDRGRLMTAQVKGLQRFDWGLNATLSLALAGLHRGDRVGVGVFDRQMHTWVAPERGQSHLGKLIDYLTPIQPVLLESDYLGAVTNVVQRQTRRALVVVITDLVDVTASTELLAALSRLAPRYLPFCVTLRDPQVDHLAHTFTQEVTAAYSRAVALDLLAQRQVAFAQLKQKGVLVLDAPANQITDQLVERYLQLKARNQL